A single window of Carassius auratus strain Wakin chromosome 9, ASM336829v1, whole genome shotgun sequence DNA harbors:
- the arsh gene encoding arylsulfatase D, translated as MTAESDPAPLFCRLFSAVLVLLWSGSPVSRAGSEQDSRPNFVLMMLDDLGIGDIGCYGNHTIRTPNIDRLAAEGVKLTQHLSAAPLCTPSRSAFMTGRYALRSGLGSTGRVQVILFLAGSGGLPPNETTFAKLLQKQGYTTGIVGKWHLGVNCESRNDHCHHPNNHGFDFFYGLPFTLFSDCKPGAGKGVLVDMQETLWLMFMLLALAFLTLLPVRVAGLLRIPGTLLLFLAALSLLSFTVWFVPFELLRTWNCIIMRNGEVLEQPMKLETLNARLMREAQGFVERHRDKPFLLFLSLAHVHTPLFVSEDFAGKSKHGLYGDNVEEADWMIGRMMDTIQRLNLSEKTLMYFTSDHGGHIEEGPRGGWNGIYRGGKAMGGWEGGIRVPGIFRWPGRLIPGREVSEPTSLMDVFPTVVKLAGGALPEDRILDGHDLMPLLENRSSRSEHEFMFHYCGMYLNAVRWHPTNSDSIFKVHFFTPNFSPAGAVGCYDINICLCHGEFVTYHSPPLVFDLSRDPSESLPLTPDTEPLFSEVLERVERAVTEHRRSLRPVEKQLSWEKVLWKPWLQPCCGTFPFCSCQEISSTQHTH; from the exons ATGACAGCAGAGTCTGACCCAGCTCCTCTGTTCTGCAGGTTGTTCTCCGCTGTGCTGGTTCTGCTCTGGTCCGGTTCTCCTGTGAGCAGAGCTGGATCAGAGCAGGACTCCAGACCGAACTTCGTCCTGATGATGCTTGATGATCTGGGCATCGGAGACATCGGCTGCTATGGAAACCACACCATCAG GACTCCAAACATCGATCGTCTGGCGGCGGAGGGAGTGAAGCTGACTCAGCATCTGTCTGCGGCTCCGCTCTGTACTCCCAGCAGAAGCGCCTTCATGACGGGACGCTACGCCCTGCGCTCCG GTCTGGGCAGCACAGGACGAGTTCAGGTGATTCTGTTTCTCGCTGGATCTGGAGGTCTTCCACCCAATGAAACCACCTTCGCCAAACTCCTGCAGAAGCAGGGTTACACCACTGGCATTGTGG GAAAGTGGCATCTGGGAGTGAACTGTGAGAGCAGGAACGATCACTGCCATCATCCCAACAATCACGGCTTCGACTTCTTCTACGGTCTTCCCTTCACCCTCTTCAGCGACTGCAAGCCCGGAGCAGGTAAAGGTGTGCTGGTGGACATGCAGGAGACGCTGTGGCTCATGTTTATGCTGCTAGCGCTGGCGTTCCTCACGCTGCTCCCGGTCCGAGTCGCCGGGCTGCTGCGGATCCCAGGGACGCTCCTGCTGTTTCTGGCCGCTCTGTCTCTGCTGAGCTTCACTGTGTGGTTCGTGCCCTTCGAGCTCCTGCGGACCTGGAACTGCATCATCATGAGGAACGGAGAGGTGCTGGAGCAGCCCATGAAGCTGGAGACACTGAACGCCAGGCTGATGAGAGAAGCCCAGGGATTCGTGGAGAG ACACAGAGACAAGCCTTTCCTGCTCTTCCTGTCGTTGGCTCATGTGCACACGCCCCTCTTTGTGTCCGAGGACTTCGCTGGAAAGAGCAAACATGGGCTGTATGGGGACAATGTAGAAGAAGCGGACTGGATGATCG GCAGAATGATGGACACCATCCAAAGACTCAATCTGTCGGAGAAAACCTTGATGTACTTCACCTCTGACCACGGCGGCCACATCGAAGAAGGTCCTAGAGGAGGCTGGAACGGGATATATCGCG GTGGGAAGGCCATGGGCGGCTGGGAGGGAGGGATCCGGGTGCCGGGAATATTTCGCTGGCCCGGGCGTCTCATCCCGGGACGAGAAGTGTCAGAACCAACCAGTCTGATGGATGTTTTTCCCACGGTGGTGAAGCTGGCAGGAGGAGCGCTGCCGGAGGACAG gattcTGGACGGTCACGATCTGATGCCTCTGCTGGAGAACAGAAGCAGTCGCTCAGAGCACGAGTTCATGTTCCACTACTGCGGCATGTACCTGAACGCTGTACGCTGGCACCCCACTAACa GTGACTCCATCTTCAAGGTTCACTTCTTCACGCCGAACTTCTCTCCTGCGGGAGCCGTGGGCTGCTACGACATCAACATCTGTCTGTGTCACGGGGAGTTTGTGACGTATCACAGTCCTCCGCTGGTGTTCGACCTCAGCAGAGATCCGTCAGAGAGCCTTCCTCTCACACCAGACACCGAGCCGCTCTTCTCTGAGGTGCTGGAGCGGGTGGAGCGGGCCGTGACGGAGCACCGGAGGAGTCTGAGGCCGGTGGAGAAGCAGCTGAGCTGGGAGAAGGTGCTGTGGAAGCCCTGGCTGCAGCCCTGCTGTGGGACGTTCCCCTTCTGCTCCTGTCAGGAGATCTCCAGCACACAGCACACTCACTAG